A genomic region of Cannabis sativa cultivar Pink pepper isolate KNU-18-1 chromosome 1, ASM2916894v1, whole genome shotgun sequence contains the following coding sequences:
- the LOC115704226 gene encoding trihelix transcription factor ENAP1, translating into MDRPGPTTATRPHSGGREDCWSEGATETLIEAWGDRYLQLNRGNLRQKDWKEVAEAVNGRDNGVKAYKTDVQCKNRVDTLKKKYKLEKSKPLPSAWVFYPRLDFLIGSNTKPTTVTLTIKSAKPTSSRAGPKPPVYAVRSPDSLPVNDDNLEEEEDEEDGGFDGTRVVVRKHRMEALDLSDGSACRELARAILKFGEIYERIESSKQQKMMELEKQRMEFAMDLESQRLNMFMDAQLELGKMKRAKYAPGSGKK; encoded by the exons ATGGACCGACCCGGCCCAACGACGGCCACTCGACCCCACAGCGGTGGCCGTGAAGATTGTTGGAGCGAAGGAGCCACCGAGACCCTAATCGAAGCCTGGGGCGACCGTTATTTGCAGCTTAACCGCGGCAATCTCCGTCAGAAGGACTGGAAGGAGGTTGCCGAAGCCGTCAACGGCCGTGATAACGGCGTTAAGGCGTACAAGACGGACGTCCAGTGCAAGAACCGAGTCGACACCTTGAAGAAGAAGTACAAGCTTGAGAAGTCTAAGCCTCTTCCCTCGGCTTGGGTCTTCTATCCCCGGCTTGATTTCCTCATCGGCTCTAACACCAAGCCTACTACCGTTACCTTAACGATCAAGTCCGCTAAGCCTACCAGTTCCAGGGCTGGACCAAAGCCCCCGGTCTACGCTGTAAGATCGCCGGATAGTTTGCCGGTGAATGATGATAACCTGGAAGAGGAGGAGGATGAGGAGGACGGAGGGTTTGACGGAACTAGAGTGGTGGTGAGGAAGCATCGAATGGAGGCACTAGATTTATCGGATGGTTCTGCTTGTAGGGAATTGGCTAGGGCGATTTTAAAATTTGGGGAGATTTACGAGAGGATCGAGAGCTCAAAACAGCAGAAGATGATGGAGCTAGAGAAGCAGAGAATGGAGTTTGCTATGGACCTTGAGTCACAAAGGTTGAACATGTTCATGGACGCTCAATTGGAGCTGGGGAAGATGAAACGAGCGAAGTACGCCCCTGGTTCgg GGAAGAAGTAA
- the LOC115703599 gene encoding LOB domain-containing protein 21-like, with protein sequence MKGVHEPRASSSCAACKFLKRRCIPTCIFAPYFRSDEPKKFAKVHKVFGASNVSKILIEVPEEQREDTVNSLAYEAEARLRDPVYGCIGAIALLQRKMAELQHDLAFARARLARCAANSSSSSSSSSFSSNYGVALDGSRLISEASTGFSGLPAANWATHDHHQALITQSSFEFCQNNSSVNYHHDFSFVPYIL encoded by the coding sequence ATGAAGGGTGTACACGAGCCCCGTGCAAGCTCTTCTTGTGCTGCTTGCAAGTTCTTGAAGCGAAGATGCATCCCCACATGCATCTTCGCTCCTTATTTTAGGTCCGACGAGCCTAAAAAGTTTGCCAAAGTACACAAAGTATTTGGCGCTAGCAATGTAAGCAAGATCTTGATCGAGGTGCCCGAAGAACAGCGCGAGGACACCGTCAATTCTCTAGCCTATGAGGCCGAGGCAAGGCTACGAGACCCCGTTTATGGTTGCATTGGTGCCATAGCTTTGCTCCAAAGAAAGATGGCTGAGCTGCAACATGATCTAGCCTTTGCTAGAGCTCGTCTAGCTCGCTGTGCAgccaattcttcttcttcttcttcttcttcttcattttcttctAATTATGGTGTTGCTTTGGATGGCAGCAGGCTTATTAGCGAGGCTAGTACTGGTTTTAGTGGTCTTCCTGCTGCTAATTGGGCTACTCATGATCATCATCAAGCTTTAATTACCCAAAGTTCGTTTGAATTTTGTCAGAATAATTCATCAGTTAATTATCATCATGATTTTAGCTTTGTCCCGTATATATTATAA